ACCTGTTCAGGAGCTGCGGTGCTCCAACAGTGAAAGGGCTGTCGCTTCCTGCATTGCCCATGGCCATCCCCTTGGCCACTGACACCCTGTCCAGCATCGGGTGCTGTCAGGCTGCCTCAAAGATCACCGCGCCCGATCGGGGCACGTAAAAAAGCCGGCAAATTCTGTGCCGGCTTTTCCATTTCTGCCTTTTACACCGCCAAAATCGGCTTAACGTAAGAGATTGGCGCTTCCTGCTCATCCTCAAAGGTCACCATTTCCCAGGCGTCCTCCTGAGCCATCAGGGTGCGCAGGGACTTGTTGTTCAGCGCGTGGCCAGACTTGAACGCCTTGAACTCACCGATAACGCTGGTACCCAGGAGATACAGGTCGCCGATGGCGTCAAGAATCTTGTGCTTGACGAACTCATCTTCGTAGCGAAGACCGCCCTCGTTCAGGATTCGGTACTGGTCGATAACGATCGCGTTATCCACACTGCCACCCTGCACCAGGCCTTTGGAGCGCAAATATTCAATCTCGTGCATGAAACCAAACGTACGTGCACGGCTCACCTCTTTCACAAAAGAGGTGCTGGAGAAATCTACCGAGGAGCTGAGGTTGCGCCCCTGGAACACCGGGTGATCGAAGTCGATGGTGAAGGACACCTTGAAGCCGTTGAACGGCAGGAAGCTGGCCACTTTATCGCCTTCTTCCACGGTAACCGGCTTCTTGATACGCAGGAATTTCTTGGCAGCAGATTGCTCCTGAATACCTGCGGACTGGATCAAAAATACGAACGGGCCGGCGCTACCGTCCATGATCGGTACTTCCTGGGCGGACAGCTCGACAATCGCATTGTCGATGCCCAGCCCAGCCATGGCGGACAGCAGGTGCTCAACCGTGGCAATCCGCACATCCCCCTTCACCAGCGTGGTGGAGAGCAGAGTGTCGCCCACGTTTTCTGCACGCGCTTCAATCTCAACCACCGGATCCAGATCGACCCGACGGAACACGATGCCACTGTTTACCGGCGCCGGCTTCAGAGTCAAAACGACCTTCTTACCGGTATGCAGGCCAACACCCGTGGCTCGAATAGCATTTTTGAGAGTGCGCTGTTTGATCATCTATGTCTTGGTTCCCAATCGGTGAGCTGCGCACGAATCGCAGCGAGCCGGCGATAGTAACAGAAAAAATACGCCAAAACTACAAGTAACGCATCGGTCACAAATTGATCACACTTGTGGTCCAGGCCGAACTTCCAGTGCTTAGTCTTTAAAGCATAGCGCAGCGGGAAGACTGCAATGCCAAACCAGTGCACAGAAATGTAACTCGCGCGCGATTGGACGGCACTTCCCTCTCACTGTGGGTGCCATCACGCCAGCGGCGACACCAAGACCAAACAGTCACCGTAGCCTGGCGAGGCTCCCGTTGACTGATCTTACTCTCGACTTTCTGAATTCCCGATCCAATGGATCCGGACAAGGGGCACATCGCGCCCCTTCACCGGTGCCAGCAACTCGCGCACCGGAGCGGGCGGAAGCCCGGCAAACGCCGGGCAAGGACATGAGCAGATGGGTTCCGCCCCGCACTCCGGTGGGAGTGGGACGGGATCAGTCTGCCTGGCGACGCAAGAACGCCGGAATATCCAGATATTCCATATCCTGATCCGCCGGGTTCAGGGGCGGCATAGACCGCGGCTTGGAGCGATCACTTTCGACACGGCTGCCGCGCACATCCTGCGGTTCACGCGCGGTCTCGGCCGGTGCTGCCGCACGAGCGGCCTCACGCGCCTCTGGCCGACGCGTGTTATCCACCACCTTGGTCGGACGAGCAGCCTGGGCACTGGCTTCACCGAGACCGGCAGCCACTACCGTAACGCGCATTTCGTCGCCCAGCTTGTCATCAACCGCGGTGCCAATCACCACAGTGGCATCGTCCGAGGCAATTTCCTGCACAATCTGGCCCACTTCGGAGTACTCACCCAGGGTCAGTTCCTGGCAGCCTGCGTCTTCACTACCCGTGATGATATTCACCAGGATACCGCGCGCCCCTTGCAGGTTGACGTTGTCCAGCAACGGACTGCGAACGGCTTTCTCAGCCGCTTCGCGGGCGCGGTTTTCGCCAACCGCAGCGCCGGAGCCCATCATCGCCATGCCCATTTCAGACATAACAGTACGCACATCGGCGAAATCCACATTCATGATGCCCGGACGGATCATGAGATCGGCGATACCCTGCACCGCACCCAGCAACACGTTGTCCGCTTCCCGGTACGCAGCCTTCATGGTGATCTTGTTACCGAGCACCTCCAGCAGGCGATCGTTGGGGATGGTGATCAGTGAATCCACCTTGTCGCGCAGTTCGAGAATACCCTCTTCCGCAACAGTGGTGCGCTTGCGTCCTTCGATCATGAACGGACGGGTCACCACGGCCACCGTGAGGATACCCAGGTCCTTGGCGATCTCCGCAACAATCGGCGCTCCGCCGGTGCCAGTGCCACCGCCCATACCGGCGGTAATAAACACCATATCCGCACCGGTCAGCACTTCCGCAATGCGCTCGCGGTCTTCCAGTGCAGACTGACGGCCCACATCGGGGTTCGCTCCGGCACCCAGGCCGCGGGTGATGGTATTACCCAGCTGCAGAATGGTCTGCGCTTCTACATCCTTCAAAGCCTGTGCATCGGTATTCGCACAAATGAAGTCCACACCACCG
This Microbulbifer sp. Q7 DNA region includes the following protein-coding sequences:
- the ftsZ gene encoding cell division protein FtsZ, with amino-acid sequence MFELVDSVQDKPVIKVIGVGGGGGNAVKHMIASEVGGVDFICANTDAQALKDVEAQTILQLGNTITRGLGAGANPDVGRQSALEDRERIAEVLTGADMVFITAGMGGGTGTGGAPIVAEIAKDLGILTVAVVTRPFMIEGRKRTTVAEEGILELRDKVDSLITIPNDRLLEVLGNKITMKAAYREADNVLLGAVQGIADLMIRPGIMNVDFADVRTVMSEMGMAMMGSGAAVGENRAREAAEKAVRSPLLDNVNLQGARGILVNIITGSEDAGCQELTLGEYSEVGQIVQEIASDDATVVIGTAVDDKLGDEMRVTVVAAGLGEASAQAARPTKVVDNTRRPEAREAARAAAPAETAREPQDVRGSRVESDRSKPRSMPPLNPADQDMEYLDIPAFLRRQAD
- the lpxC gene encoding UDP-3-O-acyl-N-acetylglucosamine deacetylase, with translation MIKQRTLKNAIRATGVGLHTGKKVVLTLKPAPVNSGIVFRRVDLDPVVEIEARAENVGDTLLSTTLVKGDVRIATVEHLLSAMAGLGIDNAIVELSAQEVPIMDGSAGPFVFLIQSAGIQEQSAAKKFLRIKKPVTVEEGDKVASFLPFNGFKVSFTIDFDHPVFQGRNLSSSVDFSSTSFVKEVSRARTFGFMHEIEYLRSKGLVQGGSVDNAIVIDQYRILNEGGLRYEDEFVKHKILDAIGDLYLLGTSVIGEFKAFKSGHALNNKSLRTLMAQEDAWEMVTFEDEQEAPISYVKPILAV